The Gymnodinialimonas sp. 57CJ19 genome includes a window with the following:
- a CDS encoding mannitol dehydrogenase family protein, whose product MGKTIMGDEPMAATAPAQKLSNATLRALPEGVRVPRYDRAGLTPGIVHIGLGNFHRGHQAWYLHRLFDEGLNHDWAIIGAGVRPGDAAMRDRLLAQDCLTTLIELDPSGQSAEVTGSMIDFVPVEEDNGALIAQMTDPAIRIVALTVTEGGYYVAPADGSFDVDHPDIQHDAINPGTPKTAFGAMIAALRLRRDAGHGPFTCQSCDNLQGNGDALRQTVLGLAKMSDPALAEWIADHVTFPNSMVDCIVPATGPNELKLAKQFGIDDAAPVTHENFRQWVIEDNFCAGRPDWDRAGATFTDEVHAFEAMKIRLLNAGHQVIANPGEVLGVETIAGCMADISINALFRKVEMEEIAPHVTSVPGMTPEAYVDLIAYRFSNPEIVDTTRRVAFDGSSRHSGFLHPIIRDGLAKGTSIEGLALVEAIWARMCAGTREDGSVIEANDPLWDDLTAYAVEAQSRPAAWLEQEHLYGDLADNAVFSATFTNWLTLVWAEGVRAAISQYAAI is encoded by the coding sequence ATGGGAAAGACAATCATGGGAGATGAACCGATGGCCGCAACCGCTCCAGCGCAAAAGCTCAGCAACGCGACGCTTCGGGCGCTTCCCGAAGGCGTTCGGGTGCCCCGCTACGACCGCGCGGGCCTGACCCCGGGCATTGTTCACATCGGCCTTGGCAACTTCCACCGGGGCCATCAGGCGTGGTATTTGCACCGCTTGTTCGACGAGGGTCTGAACCACGATTGGGCGATTATTGGCGCCGGCGTACGCCCCGGTGATGCCGCCATGCGCGACCGCCTTCTGGCGCAAGATTGCCTGACCACGCTGATCGAATTGGATCCCTCGGGGCAGTCCGCCGAGGTCACGGGCTCGATGATTGATTTCGTCCCGGTCGAGGAAGACAACGGCGCGTTGATTGCACAGATGACCGATCCAGCGATCCGTATCGTGGCCCTGACCGTGACTGAAGGCGGCTATTACGTGGCCCCCGCCGATGGCTCTTTTGACGTGGACCATCCCGATATTCAGCACGACGCGATCAATCCCGGCACGCCGAAAACGGCCTTCGGCGCGATGATTGCCGCGCTGCGTCTGCGTCGCGATGCGGGCCATGGCCCGTTCACCTGCCAAAGCTGTGACAACCTGCAAGGCAATGGCGACGCCCTGCGTCAAACCGTGTTGGGGCTGGCCAAGATGTCCGACCCGGCCCTGGCCGAATGGATCGCAGACCATGTGACCTTCCCCAATTCCATGGTGGATTGCATCGTGCCCGCCACCGGCCCCAATGAACTGAAGCTGGCCAAGCAGTTCGGCATCGACGACGCCGCCCCCGTCACCCACGAGAACTTTCGCCAATGGGTCATCGAGGACAACTTCTGCGCTGGCCGCCCCGATTGGGACCGGGCCGGCGCGACTTTTACCGATGAGGTCCATGCTTTTGAGGCGATGAAAATCCGCCTGCTGAATGCGGGCCACCAAGTGATCGCCAATCCCGGAGAGGTCTTGGGTGTTGAGACAATCGCGGGGTGCATGGCCGACATTTCCATCAACGCGCTGTTTCGCAAGGTGGAAATGGAAGAAATTGCGCCCCACGTCACATCGGTCCCCGGCATGACGCCCGAGGCGTATGTTGACCTGATCGCCTACCGCTTCTCCAACCCGGAAATCGTGGATACCACCCGCCGCGTGGCGTTTGATGGCTCGTCCCGACACTCGGGCTTCTTGCACCCGATCATCCGTGACGGATTGGCCAAAGGCACCTCGATCGAGGGTCTCGCCTTGGTCGAGGCGATCTGGGCCCGCATGTGTGCAGGCACCCGCGAAGACGGCAGCGTGATCGAGGCGAATGACCCGTTGTGGGACGATCTGACCGCTTACGCCGTTGAAGCGCAGTCTCGCCCCGCCGCGTGGTTGGAGCAAGAGCACTTGTACGGCGATCTCGCTGATAATGCTGTATTTTCTGCCACGTTCACAAATTGGCTGACGCTGGTTTGGGCAGAAGGTGTGCGGGCCGCAATCAGCCAATACGCGGCGATCTAG
- a CDS encoding ABC transporter ATP-binding protein encodes MGRITLQKVQKKFGDVEVIPPLDLEINDGEFVVFVGPSGCGKSTLLRLIAGLEDVSGGQINIDGEDATMVPPAKRSLAMVFQSYALYPHMSVRKNIAFPMRMAKMDQAEQDRRIESAAAALNLTDYLDRRPGQLSGGQRQRVAIGRAIVREPSAFLFDEPLSNLDAALRVGMRMEISELHKKLDTTMIYVTHDQVEAMTMADKIVVLRAGHIEQVGSPLDLYRTPRNTFVAGFIGSPKMNLIEGAAAAEHGVHTIGIRPEHIDVSMTEGKWQGTVGVAEHLGSDTFIHIHGIEGCDPMTVRADGEMSVKHGDTVYLTPQDKHLHRFGADGLRIA; translated from the coding sequence ATGGGACGTATTACGCTTCAAAAAGTGCAAAAGAAGTTCGGTGATGTGGAAGTCATCCCGCCGCTGGATCTGGAAATTAACGACGGTGAATTCGTTGTCTTCGTTGGCCCCTCGGGGTGCGGTAAATCCACCCTCCTGCGTTTGATCGCAGGGTTGGAGGATGTATCGGGCGGGCAGATCAACATTGATGGCGAAGACGCCACGATGGTGCCCCCTGCCAAACGTAGCCTGGCGATGGTGTTCCAATCCTATGCGCTCTACCCGCATATGTCGGTGCGCAAGAACATCGCGTTTCCGATGCGGATGGCCAAGATGGATCAGGCGGAACAAGACCGCCGGATCGAATCTGCTGCTGCCGCGCTGAACCTGACCGATTATCTTGATCGGCGTCCGGGCCAGCTTTCGGGTGGTCAACGCCAGCGTGTTGCCATTGGCCGGGCCATTGTGCGTGAGCCTTCGGCCTTCCTGTTCGACGAGCCGCTGTCCAACCTGGACGCCGCGCTTCGTGTGGGGATGCGGATGGAGATCTCGGAGCTGCACAAAAAACTCGATACAACAATGATCTACGTGACCCACGACCAGGTTGAAGCCATGACCATGGCCGACAAGATCGTGGTCCTGCGTGCCGGTCATATCGAGCAGGTCGGCTCTCCTCTGGATCTGTACCGCACACCGCGTAACACTTTTGTTGCGGGCTTTATCGGATCGCCAAAGATGAACCTGATCGAGGGTGCAGCCGCCGCAGAACATGGCGTTCACACCATCGGCATTCGCCCCGAGCACATCGACGTGTCGATGACTGAAGGCAAATGGCAGGGCACCGTTGGCGTGGCAGAGCACCTTGGATCTGACACGTTCATCCATATCCACGGGATCGAGGGTTGCGACCCAATGACCGTGCGTGCCGATGGCGAAATGTCCGTGAAGCACGGTGACACCGTTTACCTGACGCCGCAGGACAAGCACCTGCACCGCTTTGGCGCCGATGGTTTGCGGATTGCATGA
- a CDS encoding sugar ABC transporter permease — translation MATQHSRSAARIMMAPAVFLLLVWMLVPLCMTLWFSFRDYRPLRGGDLGWAGFDNFIDFATSRSFLPAVGTTLLIVGGVLLISIVLGVLLAILLDQPMWGQGIVRILVIAPFFVMPTVSALVWKNMFMDPTNGVFSHLWRFFGADPVVWLQDASVFSIVLIVSWQWLPFATLILLTAIQSLDSEQLEAAEMDGAPPLSRFIFITLPHLSRAITIVVLIQTIFLLAVFAEIFVTTGGAFGTRTLTYLIYQRVLESQNVGLGSAGGVYAIILANIVAIFLMRIVGKNLDK, via the coding sequence ATGGCGACTCAGCATTCCCGATCAGCGGCTCGTATCATGATGGCGCCAGCAGTTTTTCTGCTACTCGTCTGGATGCTCGTACCGCTCTGCATGACGTTGTGGTTCTCGTTCCGAGACTATCGCCCCCTTCGTGGTGGCGACCTTGGATGGGCCGGTTTCGACAACTTCATAGACTTCGCAACATCGCGGTCCTTCCTGCCGGCCGTTGGCACAACATTGTTGATCGTGGGCGGTGTCCTGCTGATCTCGATCGTTCTGGGTGTCCTTCTGGCGATCTTGTTGGATCAGCCAATGTGGGGCCAAGGGATCGTCCGTATCCTCGTGATTGCTCCGTTCTTCGTTATGCCCACCGTTTCGGCGCTGGTGTGGAAGAACATGTTCATGGACCCGACCAACGGCGTCTTCTCGCATTTATGGAGGTTCTTCGGTGCCGACCCGGTGGTGTGGCTACAAGACGCCTCGGTCTTCTCGATCGTCTTGATCGTGTCCTGGCAGTGGTTGCCGTTTGCAACGCTCATCCTTCTGACGGCGATCCAGTCGTTGGACAGTGAGCAATTGGAAGCGGCCGAAATGGACGGGGCGCCCCCGCTGTCGCGCTTCATCTTCATCACCCTGCCCCACCTGAGCCGCGCCATTACCATTGTGGTGCTGATCCAGACGATCTTCCTGCTGGCCGTTTTCGCCGAAATCTTCGTGACCACCGGCGGCGCGTTCGGAACGCGGACCCTGACCTATCTGATTTACCAGCGCGTGCTGGAAAGCCAGAACGTGGGCTTGGGCAGCGCAGGCGGCGTCTACGCCATCATCCTTGCCAACATCGTTGCCATCTTCCTGATGCGCATCGTCGGCAAAAACCTGGACAAGTGA
- a CDS encoding CapA family protein, translated as MAFSFEFKQLTAKARVAAWAALWGAMAVSCTPTGGDTANSCGRPDLAFAGDVLLHSLIQSEASRRPEGFAPAFEPLIPALSQAAVTVVNLEGPAARNVSAANRNAQDPGTLFDGQIYAGYPRFNYHPSIAAVLRNAGVDVVQTANNHAMDRGSLGADRTLSALTEAGLSTTGSHPSNSAMARHAIQQVGGHNLALVACSFSTNGLPDSRSQVLRCYGNSPSIPNLIHSLNAQSTIDGVILLPHWGTEYSARPTARQRRLAQAAADAGAIAIVGSHPHVLQPLEQLLAADGRRVPVAYSLGNLISSQWRLEQRTGAILYLDLARDPQGRLHATDPRYMPTRVERTTDRGVAVFPAAQIAQGAPSVAHAQRILGAGMVSVNPCVTP; from the coding sequence ATGGCGTTTTCTTTTGAATTCAAACAGCTCACGGCCAAAGCTCGTGTTGCGGCATGGGCCGCTCTATGGGGCGCTATGGCCGTGTCATGTACCCCGACGGGCGGGGATACAGCCAACTCTTGTGGGCGGCCCGATCTGGCATTCGCTGGCGATGTCCTGCTGCATTCCCTGATTCAGTCCGAGGCCAGCAGACGCCCTGAAGGCTTCGCGCCCGCCTTTGAACCGCTCATCCCGGCGCTGTCTCAGGCCGCCGTCACGGTGGTCAACCTTGAGGGACCGGCAGCGCGTAATGTCTCGGCAGCCAACCGAAATGCGCAAGACCCCGGCACTCTCTTTGACGGGCAAATTTACGCGGGATATCCTAGGTTTAACTACCATCCTTCAATCGCGGCTGTCCTGCGCAACGCTGGTGTCGATGTGGTGCAGACCGCGAACAATCACGCGATGGATCGCGGTTCCCTCGGTGCGGATAGGACACTTTCGGCGCTTACCGAGGCGGGGCTCAGCACAACGGGCAGCCATCCGTCCAACAGCGCAATGGCCAGGCACGCAATCCAGCAGGTGGGCGGCCATAATTTAGCGTTGGTCGCTTGCAGTTTTTCAACAAATGGCCTGCCCGATTCCCGGTCCCAAGTTCTGAGATGTTACGGAAACAGCCCTTCCATCCCCAATCTTATCCACAGCCTGAATGCGCAGTCTACGATTGATGGCGTGATCCTCCTCCCCCATTGGGGAACGGAATACTCGGCCCGGCCCACTGCGCGACAGCGACGTTTGGCGCAGGCGGCGGCAGATGCGGGGGCCATAGCGATCGTGGGCAGCCACCCCCACGTTCTTCAACCGCTCGAGCAGCTTCTGGCGGCTGACGGGCGGCGCGTGCCCGTCGCATATTCCCTTGGGAACCTCATCTCATCCCAATGGCGGTTGGAGCAGCGCACCGGGGCGATACTCTACCTCGATTTGGCGCGTGACCCGCAAGGGCGGCTCCACGCTACCGATCCCCGCTATATGCCCACGCGGGTAGAGCGCACGACGGACCGCGGCGTCGCTGTATTCCCGGCCGCGCAGATCGCCCAAGGCGCGCCGAGTGTCGCCCACGCTCAGCGCATTCTTGGGGCGGGGATGGTGTCTGTTAACCCTTGCGTTACGCCTTGA
- a CDS encoding carbohydrate ABC transporter permease: MARAVTPQRKALNTTFAWIIGLLIFFPILWTVLTSFKTEAEAIANPPIFLAFDWTLENYGVVLERSNYLRFLTNSIIIAGGSTVLGIIIAVPAAWSMAFVPSHRTKDILLWMLSTKMLPAVGVLYPIYLLCIQLGVLDNRFALVVILMLINLPIIVWMLYTYFKEIPGEILEAARMDGATLREEILYVLTPMAVPGIASTLLLNFILAWNEAFWTLNLTSVDAAPLTAFIASYSSPEGLFFAKLSAASTMAIMPILILGWFSQKQLVRGLTFGAVK, translated from the coding sequence ATGGCACGTGCTGTTACACCCCAACGCAAAGCTTTGAATACGACCTTTGCGTGGATCATCGGGTTGCTGATCTTCTTCCCGATCCTCTGGACCGTCCTGACCTCGTTCAAAACCGAGGCCGAGGCGATCGCCAACCCACCCATCTTCCTGGCTTTTGACTGGACGCTGGAAAACTACGGTGTGGTCCTGGAACGCTCTAACTACCTGCGGTTCCTGACCAACTCGATCATCATCGCGGGCGGGTCCACCGTTCTGGGCATCATCATCGCGGTGCCTGCGGCCTGGTCGATGGCCTTCGTGCCCTCGCACCGGACCAAAGACATCCTGCTTTGGATGCTGAGCACCAAGATGCTGCCCGCCGTGGGCGTGCTCTACCCCATCTACCTGCTGTGCATTCAGCTTGGGGTCTTGGACAACCGCTTTGCCCTGGTCGTGATCTTGATGCTGATCAACCTGCCGATCATCGTTTGGATGCTTTACACCTACTTCAAGGAAATCCCCGGTGAGATCCTTGAGGCCGCCCGGATGGACGGGGCCACACTGCGCGAAGAAATCCTTTACGTGCTGACGCCAATGGCAGTGCCGGGCATCGCCTCGACCCTGTTGCTGAACTTCATCCTCGCATGGAACGAAGCGTTCTGGACGTTGAACCTGACGTCCGTGGATGCCGCACCGCTTACGGCATTCATCGCCAGCTATTCCTCACCCGAGGGCCTGTTCTTCGCCAAACTTTCGGCGGCCTCGACTATGGCGATCATGCCAATCCTCATCCTTGGCTGGTTCAGCCAGAAACAACTTGTCCGGGGCCTGACCTTCGGCGCGGTTAAGTAA
- a CDS encoding L-iditol 2-dehydrogenase encodes MKRLDGKSALITGAARGIGRGFAEAYLREGAQVAVADIDLAAAQATADALGENAYAVQVDVTDQASIDAAIAMVIQTVGKLDILVNNAALFDAAETVDITRESYEKLYDVNVAGTLFTMQAAAKQMIAQGHGGKIINMASQAGRRGEPLVLVYCSTKAAVISMTQSAGLNLIGHGINVNAIAPGVVDGAHWDHVDATFARLEGKAPGQKKAEVAAGVPAGRFATPDDLTGMAVFLASPEADYIVAQCYNVDGGQWMS; translated from the coding sequence ATGAAACGGCTTGATGGCAAATCCGCCCTGATTACCGGGGCAGCCCGGGGTATTGGACGCGGATTTGCCGAGGCTTACCTGCGCGAAGGCGCGCAGGTGGCCGTTGCCGATATCGACCTGGCCGCAGCGCAAGCAACCGCTGACGCATTGGGAGAGAACGCCTACGCGGTGCAGGTTGATGTGACGGATCAAGCCAGCATCGACGCGGCGATCGCGATGGTCATTCAGACCGTTGGAAAGCTGGACATTCTGGTGAACAACGCCGCTTTGTTCGATGCCGCCGAGACCGTCGACATCACGCGCGAGAGCTATGAAAAACTATATGACGTGAACGTGGCAGGCACGCTGTTCACCATGCAGGCCGCAGCGAAACAGATGATCGCACAGGGCCACGGCGGCAAGATTATCAACATGGCCTCCCAGGCGGGCCGACGCGGAGAGCCCTTGGTGCTGGTGTACTGCTCTACCAAGGCGGCGGTGATCTCGATGACGCAATCGGCGGGGCTGAATCTGATCGGCCACGGGATCAACGTGAACGCCATTGCGCCGGGCGTCGTGGACGGGGCTCATTGGGACCATGTGGACGCGACTTTTGCCCGGCTAGAGGGCAAGGCGCCGGGACAAAAGAAGGCCGAAGTGGCCGCAGGCGTCCCCGCGGGGCGCTTTGCCACGCCGGACGATTTGACCGGGATGGCCGTATTCCTCGCCTCTCCCGAGGCCGACTACATTGTGGCGCAATGCTACAACGTCGATGGCGGCCAGTGGATGAGTTGA
- a CDS encoding fumarylacetoacetate hydrolase family protein, with translation MAYVFTPLPTPTVPVAGTTELFPVRRIFCVGRNYAEHAREMGHDDREPPFFFAKPADAVVGDGATIPYPPVTENLHFEAELVVAIGAEGTNITEAAALDHVFGYACGNDLTRRDIQAQAKKAGRPWSMAKGFDNSAVVGPIHRVADVGHRDSGTIQLTRNGDLQQTGDLADMIWSTPEVIAYLSGLVTLMPGDLIMTGTPAGVGALVPGDTAVVSIAELPDLTITIGDRA, from the coding sequence TTGGCCTATGTCTTCACTCCGCTGCCCACCCCCACCGTTCCCGTCGCCGGAACGACAGAGCTTTTCCCCGTGCGGCGTATCTTCTGCGTCGGGCGCAACTATGCCGAGCACGCACGAGAAATGGGCCACGATGACCGCGAGCCTCCGTTTTTCTTCGCCAAACCCGCCGACGCCGTGGTGGGGGACGGGGCGACAATTCCCTACCCGCCGGTGACCGAAAACCTGCATTTTGAGGCCGAACTGGTCGTCGCAATCGGCGCGGAGGGCACAAATATCACCGAGGCGGCCGCTTTGGACCATGTTTTTGGCTATGCCTGCGGCAACGACCTGACCCGTCGCGATATTCAAGCGCAGGCCAAGAAGGCCGGACGCCCCTGGTCCATGGCGAAGGGGTTCGATAATTCTGCCGTTGTGGGGCCCATCCACCGGGTCGCGGATGTGGGCCATCGCGATTCCGGCACCATCCAGCTGACGCGAAACGGCGATTTGCAGCAAACCGGCGATCTGGCTGACATGATTTGGTCAACGCCCGAAGTTATCGCCTACCTTTCTGGCCTTGTGACCCTGATGCCCGGCGACCTGATTATGACAGGCACACCTGCCGGCGTCGGTGCGCTTGTTCCCGGCGACACGGCGGTTGTGTCGATTGCCGAGTTGCCCGACCTGACAATTACAATCGGTGATCGCGCCTAG
- a CDS encoding acyl-CoA synthetase, protein MARFASLEDVKTIEAEQPWPESQPAVTMYEFLTNTKNAHGDLNAITFQLFSGPTDPAETLTWNQFHGRVTQAANLFRSLGVGPTDTVAYLLPNCNETAVTLLGGAVAGIAAPINPLLEAEQIASILRETNAKVVVTLKPFPKTDVAQKVNEALAMAPGVKTVLEVDLLRYLTGIKKFIVPFLRPKNPPQHSARVLDFAAECAKQNKTLDFEDVREDRIGCYFHTGGTTGMPKVAQHKYSGMIYNGWIGHTLLFSEKDTVICPLPMFHVFACHVILMAMVASGAHVVFPTPQGYRGEGVFDNFWKLVERWKVTFIITVPTAISAMMQRPVDADISSVKTAFSGSAPLPVELFHRFEKATGVTLIEGYGLTEATCLVSCNPVEGEKKIGSIGVTFPHTDVKILNDTPDGPVEAATDTIGEICISNPGVIPGATYTEADKNKDLFYHDIYLRTGDLGRFDEDGYLWITGRAKDLIIRGGHNIDPAEIEEALAGHDAVAFAGAIGQPDSFAGELPCVYVELVDGSTITEAELLAYAKDRIHERAAIPKYLEVLDELPKTAVGKVFKPDLRKMAITRIYNAALEEAGHAARVVEVREDKKRGLVAYLEANGADAAGVREVLGEYTRPWEWVESA, encoded by the coding sequence ATGGCACGTTTTGCATCGCTCGAAGACGTCAAAACCATAGAAGCAGAGCAGCCTTGGCCAGAAAGCCAGCCTGCGGTCACGATGTATGAGTTTTTGACCAATACCAAAAACGCGCACGGTGATCTGAACGCGATCACGTTTCAGCTGTTTTCCGGGCCCACGGACCCGGCTGAAACCCTGACTTGGAACCAGTTCCACGGGCGGGTGACGCAGGCCGCGAACCTGTTCCGCTCCCTTGGGGTCGGTCCCACGGATACGGTGGCCTATCTGCTGCCCAATTGTAACGAAACCGCCGTGACGCTTCTCGGGGGGGCTGTCGCGGGCATTGCCGCGCCGATTAACCCGCTGCTGGAGGCCGAGCAAATCGCCTCGATCCTGCGCGAAACCAACGCGAAAGTTGTGGTGACGCTGAAGCCGTTCCCCAAGACTGACGTTGCCCAGAAGGTGAACGAAGCGCTCGCCATGGCGCCCGGTGTCAAAACAGTGCTCGAGGTGGACCTTCTGCGCTACCTCACGGGCATCAAGAAGTTCATCGTGCCGTTCCTGCGCCCCAAGAACCCGCCGCAACACAGCGCCCGGGTGCTGGATTTTGCGGCTGAATGCGCTAAGCAAAACAAGACCTTGGACTTTGAGGACGTGCGCGAAGACCGCATTGGGTGCTACTTCCACACCGGTGGCACCACGGGGATGCCCAAGGTCGCCCAACACAAATACTCCGGTATGATCTACAACGGCTGGATCGGTCATACGCTGCTGTTTTCCGAAAAAGATACGGTTATCTGCCCTCTGCCGATGTTCCATGTTTTCGCCTGCCACGTGATCCTGATGGCCATGGTCGCTTCTGGCGCCCATGTGGTGTTCCCGACGCCGCAAGGCTACCGGGGCGAGGGGGTTTTCGATAACTTCTGGAAGCTGGTGGAACGCTGGAAAGTGACCTTCATCATCACCGTGCCCACGGCGATATCCGCCATGATGCAGCGCCCGGTGGATGCCGATATCTCGTCGGTCAAAACCGCCTTCTCCGGTTCTGCGCCCTTGCCGGTAGAATTGTTCCATCGGTTCGAGAAAGCCACGGGTGTGACTTTGATCGAAGGCTACGGCCTGACTGAAGCGACTTGCCTTGTGTCGTGTAACCCCGTTGAGGGCGAAAAGAAAATCGGCTCGATTGGCGTGACCTTCCCGCACACGGATGTGAAAATCCTCAACGATACGCCCGATGGTCCTGTCGAGGCCGCGACCGATACCATTGGCGAAATCTGCATCTCCAACCCCGGCGTCATTCCCGGCGCGACCTATACCGAAGCCGACAAGAACAAGGATCTGTTCTATCACGATATCTACCTTCGTACCGGTGATCTGGGCCGCTTTGACGAGGATGGCTACCTTTGGATCACGGGCCGCGCGAAAGACCTGATTATTCGCGGCGGTCACAACATTGACCCCGCCGAGATTGAAGAGGCTCTGGCCGGACACGATGCCGTCGCCTTCGCCGGTGCCATCGGCCAACCTGACTCCTTCGCGGGCGAATTGCCCTGCGTTTATGTGGAGCTGGTTGACGGGTCCACGATTACCGAAGCCGAGCTTTTGGCCTATGCAAAAGACCGCATCCACGAACGCGCTGCGATACCGAAGTATCTGGAAGTTCTGGACGAATTGCCAAAGACCGCCGTTGGAAAAGTGTTCAAACCGGACCTCCGGAAAATGGCGATCACGCGCATCTACAACGCCGCCCTGGAAGAAGCGGGGCACGCCGCGCGCGTGGTTGAAGTGCGCGAAGACAAGAAGCGTGGCTTGGTCGCCTATCTAGAGGCCAACGGCGCTGACGCTGCGGGGGTACGGGAGGTTCTGGGCGAGTACACCCGGCCTTGGGAGTGGGTCGAAAGCGCGTAA
- a CDS encoding crosslink repair DNA glycosylase YcaQ family protein encodes MTTPVIPNEQARRLFLARHGLMEPPSGPAKGAALAQVVHGLGFVQVDSVNTFARAHDLILWSRRQTYRPAALRWINDRARATFEHWTHDASIIPMEFYPLWRMRFERDRARLHAKWKDWHGEGFHPEIDKVLRHVAENGVCCSADMEDERVEKSTGWWDWKPSKVALEYLWRSGELAVTKRVGFRKFYDLSERVIPSDVLAQQVSDAEIIDRACVAALDRLGFATSGELAAFFDLIRPGDAKTWVAQALAEGRVVAVDITLNNGQLRRSVMWPKGLETLDELPAPSPRVRVLSPFDPALRDRKRAERLFGFHYRIEIFVPAPKRRYGYYVFPVMEGTRLIGRIDMAREGEALSVRAFWAEQGVSMGAGRVARLQAEIARAARFATGGGVRYDEGWLRGPVA; translated from the coding sequence ATGACGACGCCCGTCATTCCAAACGAACAGGCGCGCCGGTTATTTCTGGCGCGCCATGGCTTGATGGAGCCCCCCTCAGGCCCGGCCAAGGGCGCGGCCCTGGCGCAAGTGGTTCACGGCTTGGGGTTTGTGCAGGTCGATAGCGTCAATACATTCGCCCGCGCCCACGACCTGATCCTATGGTCTCGCAGGCAAACCTACCGACCCGCGGCGCTCCGATGGATCAATGATCGCGCCCGCGCGACGTTTGAACATTGGACCCATGACGCCTCGATCATCCCGATGGAATTCTACCCCCTCTGGCGGATGCGATTTGAGCGTGACCGGGCGCGGTTGCACGCCAAATGGAAGGATTGGCACGGCGAAGGCTTCCACCCTGAGATCGACAAAGTGCTGCGGCATGTGGCCGAAAATGGGGTCTGTTGTTCTGCCGATATGGAGGATGAAAGGGTCGAAAAATCAACCGGTTGGTGGGATTGGAAGCCTTCGAAGGTGGCGCTGGAATACCTGTGGCGCTCAGGCGAGTTGGCCGTCACGAAGCGCGTGGGTTTTCGCAAGTTTTATGATCTGAGCGAACGAGTGATCCCATCCGATGTTCTGGCGCAGCAAGTATCCGATGCAGAGATCATCGACAGGGCCTGCGTCGCGGCTTTGGACCGTTTGGGCTTTGCCACCAGCGGTGAATTGGCCGCGTTCTTTGACCTGATCCGCCCGGGGGACGCCAAGACTTGGGTGGCCCAAGCCTTGGCAGAAGGCAGGGTTGTGGCGGTGGACATCACCTTGAACAACGGCCAGTTGCGCCGGTCAGTGATGTGGCCCAAGGGCTTGGAAACTCTGGATGAATTGCCCGCGCCATCGCCCCGCGTACGGGTGCTTTCCCCTTTCGACCCGGCCTTGCGCGACAGGAAGCGGGCAGAGCGTCTGTTCGGGTTCCACTACCGGATCGAGATATTCGTGCCCGCCCCCAAGCGCCGCTACGGCTATTACGTTTTCCCTGTCATGGAAGGCACGCGCCTGATCGGGCGCATTGACATGGCGCGGGAGGGAGAGGCTCTGTCTGTCCGCGCGTTCTGGGCAGAGCAAGGCGTCTCAATGGGGGCAGGGCGGGTGGCCCGCCTACAGGCCGAGATCGCCCGCGCGGCCCGCTTCGCCACCGGTGGAGGGGTGCGGTATGATGAGGGCTGGCTAAGGGGTCCGGTTGCCTGA